A region from the Citrobacter koseri ATCC BAA-895 genome encodes:
- the aroP gene encoding aromatic amino acid transporter AroP, with protein MMEGQQHGEQLKRGLKNRHIQLIALGGAIGTGLFLGSASVIQSAGPGIILGYAIAGFIAFLIMRQLGEMVVEEPVAGSFSHFAYKYWGGFAGFASGWNYWVLYVLVAMAELTAVGKYIQFWWPEIPTWVSAAAFFVLINAINLTNVKVFGEMEFWFAIIKVIAVVAMILFGGWLLFSGNGGPQATVRNLWEQGGFLPHGFTGLVMMMAIIMFSFGGLELVGITAAEADNPEQSIPKATNQVIYRILIFYIGSLAVLLSLLPWTRVTADTSPFVLIFHELGDTLVANALNIVVLTAALSVYNSCVYCNSRMLFGLAQQGNAPKVFLSVDKRGVPVNTILVSALVTALCVLINYMAPDSAFGLLMALVVSALVINWAMISLAHIKFRRAKQQQGVKTRFPALFYPLGNWVCLLFMAAVLVIMLMTPGMAISVYLIPVWIVILGVGYLCKQKTAKTVKAH; from the coding sequence ATGATGGAAGGTCAACAGCATGGCGAGCAGCTAAAGCGCGGTCTTAAAAACCGCCATATCCAGCTAATCGCCCTGGGGGGCGCAATCGGTACCGGGCTGTTTCTGGGCAGTGCATCCGTTATCCAGTCAGCAGGGCCAGGGATTATTCTGGGTTATGCCATCGCGGGCTTTATCGCTTTTCTGATCATGCGTCAGTTAGGTGAAATGGTGGTTGAAGAGCCGGTTGCCGGTTCGTTCAGCCACTTTGCCTATAAATACTGGGGCGGATTTGCAGGCTTCGCTTCCGGCTGGAACTATTGGGTGCTGTATGTGCTGGTTGCGATGGCGGAACTGACGGCGGTCGGGAAATACATTCAGTTCTGGTGGCCTGAAATCCCCACCTGGGTCTCCGCTGCGGCCTTCTTTGTGCTCATCAACGCCATCAACCTGACCAACGTGAAAGTGTTTGGTGAGATGGAATTCTGGTTTGCCATCATTAAAGTTATCGCAGTGGTGGCGATGATCCTCTTCGGCGGCTGGCTGTTGTTTAGCGGCAACGGCGGCCCGCAGGCAACCGTGCGTAACCTGTGGGAACAGGGCGGCTTTCTGCCGCATGGTTTCACCGGGCTGGTCATGATGATGGCGATTATCATGTTCTCCTTCGGTGGACTGGAGCTGGTCGGGATCACGGCGGCGGAAGCGGACAACCCGGAGCAAAGCATTCCGAAAGCGACGAACCAGGTTATCTACCGTATTTTGATTTTCTATATTGGTTCGCTGGCGGTGCTGCTTTCTCTGCTGCCGTGGACGCGCGTAACGGCTGATACCAGCCCGTTCGTCCTGATCTTCCACGAACTGGGCGATACCCTCGTAGCCAACGCGCTGAATATCGTGGTACTGACTGCGGCGCTGTCCGTCTATAACAGCTGCGTATACTGCAACAGCCGTATGCTGTTCGGCCTGGCTCAGCAGGGCAACGCGCCGAAAGTGTTTTTAAGCGTGGATAAACGCGGCGTACCGGTGAACACCATTCTGGTTTCCGCACTGGTTACCGCGCTCTGCGTGCTGATTAACTATATGGCGCCGGACTCGGCATTCGGCTTGCTGATGGCGCTGGTGGTCTCTGCTCTGGTGATCAACTGGGCAATGATCAGCCTCGCGCACATAAAGTTCCGTCGCGCCAAACAGCAGCAGGGAGTGAAAACTCGCTTCCCGGCGCTGTTCTACCCGCTGGGTAACTGGGTCTGCCTGCTGTTTATGGCGGCGGTGCTGGTCATTATGCTGATGACGCCAGGCATGGCCATCTCGGTCTACCTGATTCCGGTGTGGATTGTCATTCTGGGCGTTGGCTATCTGTGTAAACAGAAAACCGCAAAAACCGTTAAAGCGCATTAA
- the aceF gene encoding pyruvate dehydrogenase complex dihydrolipoyllysine-residue acetyltransferase, with translation MAIEINVPDIGADEVEITEILVKVGDKVEAEQSLITVEGDKASMEVPSPQAGVVKEIKVSVGDKTATGALIMIFDSADGAADAAPAPAEEKKEAAPAAAPAAAAAKDVHVPDIGGDEVEVTEILVKVGDTVAAEQSLITVEGDKASMEVPAPFAGTVKEIKVNAGDKVSTGSLIMVFEVAGAAPAAAPAQAAAPAAAAPAAAAGAKDVNVPDIGGDEVEVTEVMVKVGDKVEAEQSLITVEGDKASMEVPAPFAGVVKELKVNVGDKVSTGSLIMVFEVEGAAPAAAPAAAAPAPAAAPAQAAKPAAAPAAKAEGKSEFAENDAYVHATPLIRRLAREFGVNLAKVKGTGRKGRILREDVQAYVKDAIKRAESAPAGATGGSLPGLLPWPKVDFSKFGEVEEVELGRIQKISGANLSRNWVMIPHVTHFDKTDITDLEAFRKQQNAEAEKRKLDVKFTPVVFIMKAVAAALEQMPRFNSSLSEDGQRLTLKKYINIGVAVDTPNGLVVPVFKDVNKKSITELSRELTTISKKARDGKLTAGEMQGGCFTISSIGGLGTTHFAPIVNAPEVAILGVSKSAMEPVWNGKEFTPRLMMPISLSFDHRVIDGADGARFITIINNTLSDIRRLVM, from the coding sequence ATGGCTATCGAAATCAACGTACCGGACATCGGGGCTGATGAAGTTGAAATCACCGAGATCCTGGTCAAAGTGGGCGACAAAGTTGAAGCTGAACAGTCGCTGATCACCGTAGAAGGCGACAAGGCCTCTATGGAAGTTCCATCGCCGCAGGCGGGCGTCGTTAAAGAGATTAAAGTCTCTGTTGGCGACAAAACCGCGACGGGCGCACTTATCATGATTTTCGATTCCGCCGACGGTGCAGCTGACGCTGCGCCTGCTCCGGCAGAAGAGAAGAAAGAAGCCGCTCCGGCAGCCGCTCCTGCTGCTGCGGCAGCGAAAGACGTACACGTACCAGATATCGGCGGCGACGAAGTTGAAGTCACCGAGATCCTGGTCAAAGTGGGCGACACCGTTGCGGCTGAGCAGTCGCTGATCACCGTAGAAGGCGACAAAGCTTCTATGGAAGTGCCGGCGCCGTTCGCGGGTACGGTTAAAGAGATCAAAGTCAACGCTGGCGATAAAGTGTCTACCGGCTCTCTGATCATGGTCTTCGAAGTGGCGGGCGCTGCGCCTGCTGCTGCGCCCGCTCAGGCGGCAGCACCAGCAGCGGCGGCTCCGGCAGCAGCGGCTGGCGCGAAAGACGTTAACGTACCGGACATCGGCGGCGACGAAGTTGAAGTCACCGAAGTGATGGTTAAAGTCGGCGATAAAGTTGAAGCCGAACAGTCGCTGATCACCGTAGAAGGCGACAAAGCCTCTATGGAAGTGCCGGCGCCGTTCGCGGGCGTGGTTAAAGAGCTGAAAGTTAACGTTGGCGACAAAGTGTCTACCGGCTCTCTGATTATGGTCTTCGAAGTGGAAGGCGCTGCCCCTGCCGCGGCTCCGGCTGCTGCTGCTCCGGCACCTGCCGCTGCACCTGCTCAGGCCGCTAAACCGGCTGCTGCGCCTGCGGCAAAAGCGGAAGGCAAATCTGAGTTTGCTGAAAATGACGCTTACGTTCACGCGACCCCGCTGATTCGCCGCCTGGCGCGCGAGTTCGGCGTTAACCTGGCGAAAGTGAAGGGTACTGGCCGTAAAGGTCGTATCCTGCGCGAAGACGTTCAGGCTTACGTGAAAGACGCTATCAAGCGCGCTGAATCCGCGCCAGCGGGCGCAACCGGCGGTTCTCTGCCAGGTCTTCTGCCGTGGCCGAAAGTGGACTTCAGCAAGTTTGGTGAAGTGGAAGAAGTTGAACTGGGCCGCATCCAGAAAATCTCTGGTGCTAACCTGAGCCGTAACTGGGTGATGATCCCGCACGTTACGCACTTCGACAAAACGGATATCACCGATCTGGAAGCGTTCCGTAAGCAGCAGAATGCGGAAGCTGAAAAACGTAAGCTGGACGTGAAATTCACGCCAGTGGTCTTCATCATGAAAGCCGTTGCCGCTGCTCTGGAACAGATGCCGCGCTTCAACAGCTCTCTGTCTGAAGACGGTCAGCGCCTGACGTTGAAGAAGTACATCAACATTGGTGTCGCGGTCGACACGCCGAACGGTCTGGTTGTTCCGGTGTTCAAAGATGTGAACAAGAAGAGCATTACTGAGCTGTCCCGTGAACTGACGACCATCTCTAAGAAAGCGCGTGATGGTAAGCTGACCGCTGGCGAAATGCAGGGCGGTTGCTTCACTATCTCCAGCATCGGCGGCCTGGGCACCACCCACTTCGCGCCGATTGTGAACGCGCCGGAAGTGGCTATCCTCGGCGTTTCTAAGTCCGCAATGGAACCGGTGTGGAATGGTAAAGAGTTTACTCCGCGTCTGATGATGCCGATTTCTCTCTCCTTCGACCACCGCGTGATTGACGGTGCTGATGGTGCTCGCTTTATCACCATCATCAACAACACGCTGTCTGACATTCGCCGTCTGGTGATGTAA
- the pdhR gene encoding pyruvate dehydrogenase complex transcriptional repressor PdhR: MAYSKIRQPKLSDVIEQQLEFLILEGTLRPGEKLPPERELAKQFDVSRPSLREAIQRLEAKGLLLRRQGGGTFVQSSLWQSFSDPLVELLSDHPESQFDLLETRHALEGIAAYYAALRSTDEDKTRIRELHHAIELAQQSGDLDAESDAVLQYQIAVTEAAHNVVLLHLLRCMEPMLAQNVRQNFELLYARREMLPLVSSHRTRIFEAIIAGNPIDAREASHRHLAFIEEILLDRSREESRRERALRRLEQRKN, from the coding sequence ATGGCCTACAGCAAAATCCGCCAACCAAAACTATCCGATGTGATTGAGCAGCAGCTGGAGTTTTTAATTCTTGAGGGGACTTTGCGCCCCGGCGAAAAACTCCCACCGGAACGTGAACTGGCTAAACAGTTCGACGTCTCCCGCCCCTCTTTACGCGAGGCGATCCAACGTCTCGAAGCGAAGGGTTTGCTGCTTCGTCGCCAGGGCGGCGGAACTTTTGTGCAGAGCAGTCTGTGGCAGAGCTTTAGCGACCCACTGGTAGAACTGCTCTCCGATCATCCTGAATCCCAATTTGACCTGCTTGAGACGCGCCATGCGTTGGAAGGCATTGCCGCTTATTACGCGGCATTGCGTAGCACGGATGAAGACAAAACCCGCATTCGTGAACTCCATCATGCCATCGAGCTTGCACAACAGTCCGGCGATCTGGATGCCGAATCCGACGCGGTTCTCCAGTATCAAATCGCTGTCACCGAAGCGGCGCACAATGTGGTGCTGCTCCATCTGCTAAGGTGTATGGAGCCGATGCTGGCGCAAAACGTTCGTCAGAACTTTGAATTGCTGTATGCGCGCCGGGAGATGCTTCCGCTGGTGAGCAGTCATCGCACCCGTATTTTTGAAGCGATCATCGCCGGTAACCCGATCGATGCGCGTGAAGCGTCGCATCGTCACCTGGCGTTTATCGAAGAGATTCTCCTGGACAGAAGCCGTGAGGAAAGCCGTCGTGAACGCGCCTTACGCCGTCTGGAGCAACGAAAGAATTAG
- a CDS encoding DUF2950 family protein has protein sequence MKKILLSTLLLSLPLLSYAQQRFPSPDDAATAFATAVATQNEAQLTALLGDNWRQFLPQEGADPEAVARFNRDWKISHRIVQQGDTAHLNVGRDEWQLPVPMMKDADGWHFDMAAAQDEILTRAIGRNELSAIEAMRAYVDAQYDYWQRKQRFATKLISSKGQQDGLYWPVQPGEMPSPLGPAFSPSAPGEGYHGYHFRIIPDSEKDGFALLAWPVIWGKTGVMSFMVNQDDKVYQANLGRETEKNVATINKFNADAHWQTVE, from the coding sequence ATGAAAAAAATCCTGTTAAGCACCCTGCTGCTGTCGCTGCCGTTGTTGAGCTACGCGCAACAACGCTTCCCTTCGCCTGACGACGCGGCAACGGCGTTCGCGACCGCAGTCGCCACGCAAAACGAGGCGCAGTTGACTGCGCTATTGGGCGACAACTGGCGACAGTTTCTGCCGCAGGAAGGCGCCGACCCCGAAGCCGTTGCTCGCTTTAACCGCGACTGGAAAATCAGCCACCGTATCGTGCAGCAAGGCGATACCGCGCACCTGAACGTCGGGCGCGACGAGTGGCAACTGCCTGTACCGATGATGAAAGATGCTGATGGCTGGCATTTTGATATGGCGGCCGCTCAGGACGAGATCCTCACCCGCGCCATTGGCCGCAATGAACTGTCGGCGATAGAAGCGATGCGCGCCTATGTGGATGCCCAATACGATTACTGGCAACGCAAACAGAGGTTCGCGACAAAACTCATCAGTAGCAAAGGTCAGCAGGATGGACTGTACTGGCCGGTACAACCCGGCGAGATGCCCAGCCCGTTAGGCCCGGCATTCAGTCCTTCGGCACCCGGTGAGGGTTATCACGGCTACCATTTCCGCATTATTCCCGATAGCGAAAAGGACGGTTTCGCCCTGCTGGCCTGGCCGGTAATTTGGGGGAAGACGGGCGTCATGAGCTTTATGGTGAATCAGGACGATAAGGTGTATCAGGCGAACCTGGGAAGAGAGACGGAAAAGAACGTCGCGACAATCAATAAATTCAATGCCGATGCCCACTGGCAGACCGTTGAGTAA
- a CDS encoding DUF3300 domain-containing protein yields MTLPFKPHVIALVCSAGLFAASGVLYVKSRTPEAPLQPAPVAVQPTAAAEPEAKAAFTAAQIDQWVAPIALYPDSLLSQVLMAATYPANVVQAVQWSHDNPTLQGDAAIQAVSGQPWDPSVKSLLAFPQLMALMGENPTWVQNLGDAFLAQPQDVMDAVQRLRLLAQQTGSLKSTPQQTVSSTPKQSAAATQATAAANVQSTTPTVIKIEPADPQVVYVPNYNPATVYGAWPNTAYPPVYLPPPPGQQFADSFVKGFGYSLGVATTYALFSSIDWDDDHHHHDDDYHHHDDNDHHGGNGYQHNGDNININVNNFNHITGQNLKGQTMTWQHNPAYRNGVPYQNNAVSQRFHQTDVSGGLSATQQTPASRDGQRQAAMAQFQQHSHASPATRTQPPGATSRDAQRKAASQQLNQIAQRNNYRGYDTRQNSVHRESVQSHSLSQQQRETVHQRVASATPQQRQTFRQNHANVFSGNDSRSPSWQSQQQRGQQSRHVGNLNTEQRAAAREHLSERHEFRRR; encoded by the coding sequence ATGACGTTGCCCTTTAAGCCCCATGTAATTGCGCTGGTATGCAGCGCAGGGTTATTTGCCGCTTCGGGTGTGTTGTATGTAAAAAGCCGCACGCCCGAAGCCCCGCTTCAACCCGCGCCCGTCGCCGTGCAGCCGACCGCCGCCGCGGAACCTGAAGCAAAAGCCGCGTTTACCGCAGCGCAAATCGATCAATGGGTCGCCCCGATAGCGCTCTACCCTGACTCGCTGCTTTCTCAGGTGCTGATGGCCGCCACCTATCCGGCGAACGTGGTTCAGGCAGTGCAGTGGTCGCATGACAACCCAACCCTGCAAGGCGATGCGGCAATACAGGCCGTCTCCGGTCAGCCCTGGGACCCGAGCGTGAAATCACTGTTGGCGTTTCCCCAGTTGATGGCGCTGATGGGCGAAAACCCAACGTGGGTGCAAAACCTTGGCGACGCTTTTCTGGCCCAGCCGCAGGACGTCATGGACGCGGTGCAACGGTTGCGTTTACTGGCGCAGCAAACCGGCTCGCTGAAATCCACGCCGCAGCAAACGGTTAGCAGCACGCCGAAGCAGAGCGCCGCAGCTACGCAGGCGACCGCCGCCGCTAACGTACAAAGCACGACGCCGACGGTGATCAAAATTGAGCCCGCCGATCCACAGGTCGTCTATGTTCCCAACTATAATCCCGCGACCGTTTACGGCGCCTGGCCGAACACCGCTTACCCGCCCGTGTATCTGCCGCCGCCTCCCGGACAGCAATTCGCCGACAGTTTCGTGAAAGGCTTTGGTTATAGCCTCGGCGTCGCCACCACCTACGCGTTGTTCAGCAGCATCGACTGGGACGACGATCATCATCACCACGACGATGACTATCACCACCACGATGATAACGACCATCACGGCGGCAATGGCTACCAGCACAACGGGGATAACATCAATATCAATGTGAATAACTTCAATCACATTACCGGGCAAAATCTCAAAGGGCAGACAATGACCTGGCAGCACAACCCGGCGTATCGCAACGGCGTGCCCTATCAGAACAACGCGGTGTCCCAACGTTTTCATCAAACCGATGTCAGCGGCGGGTTAAGCGCCACTCAACAGACGCCAGCCTCCCGCGACGGCCAGCGTCAGGCGGCGATGGCGCAATTCCAGCAGCACAGCCACGCGTCTCCCGCCACGCGAACCCAACCACCTGGCGCGACGTCCCGCGATGCCCAGCGCAAAGCGGCCTCGCAGCAGCTAAACCAGATTGCCCAGCGGAATAACTATCGCGGCTACGACACCCGGCAAAACAGCGTTCACAGGGAGTCGGTTCAGTCACATTCACTGTCACAGCAGCAACGGGAGACCGTTCACCAGCGCGTCGCATCCGCCACGCCGCAGCAGCGTCAGACCTTCCGGCAGAACCATGCCAATGTGTTCAGCGGTAACGACAGCCGTTCGCCCTCCTGGCAATCTCAGCAGCAGCGCGGCCAGCAGAGTCGTCACGTCGGCAATCTCAATACTGAACAGCGTGCCGCTGCGCGTGAACACCTTTCCGAGCGCCATGAATTTCGCCGTCGTTAA
- the aceE gene encoding pyruvate dehydrogenase (acetyl-transferring), homodimeric type, translating to MSERFPNDVDPIETRDWLQAIESVIREEGVERAQYLIDQLLSEARKGGVKVAAGAGASNYVNTIAVEDEPEYPGNLELERRIRSAIRWNAIMTVLRASKKDLELGGHMASFQSSATVYDVCFNHFFRARNEQDGGDLVYFQGHISPGVYARAFLEGRLTEEQMDNFRQEVHGKGLSSYPHPKLMPEFWQFPTVSMGLGPIGAIYQAKFLKYLEHRGLKDTSKQTVYAFLGDGEMDEPESKGAITIATREKLDNLVFIINCNLQRLDGPVTGNGKIVNELEGIFDGAGWNVIKVMWGGRWDELLRKDTSGKLIQLMNETVDGDYQTFKSKDGAYVREHFFGKYPETAALVADWTDEQIWALNRGGHDPKKVYAALKKAQETKGKATVILAHTIKGYGMGDTAEGKNIAHQVKKMNMDGVRYVRDRFNVPVSDADIEKLPYITFPEGSEEHTYLHAQRQKLHGYLPSRQPNFTEKLELPTLEDFGALLEEQNKEISTTIAFVRALNVMLKNKSIKDRLVPIIADEARTFGMEGLFRQIGIYSPNGQQYTPQDREQVAYYKEDEKGQILQEGINELGAGSSWLAAATSYSTNNLPMIPFYIYYSMFGFQRIGDLCWAAGDQQARGFLIGGTSGRTTLNGEGLQHEDGHSHIQSLTIPNCISYDPSYAYEVAVIMHDGLERMYGEKQENVYYYITTLNENYHMPAMPEGAEEGIRKGIYKLETLEGKKGKVQLLGSGSILRHVREAAEILAKDYGVGSDVYSVTSFTELARDGQDCERWNMLHPLETPRVPYIAQVMNDAPAVASTDYMKLFAEQVRTYVPADDYRVLGTDGFGRSDSRENLRHHFEVDASYVVVAALGELAKRGEIDKKVVAEAITKFNIDADKVNPRLA from the coding sequence ATGTCAGAACGTTTCCCAAATGACGTGGATCCGATCGAAACTCGCGACTGGCTACAGGCGATCGAATCGGTCATCCGTGAAGAAGGTGTTGAGCGTGCTCAGTATCTGATTGACCAGCTTCTTTCTGAAGCCCGCAAAGGCGGCGTGAAAGTAGCGGCAGGTGCAGGGGCTAGCAACTATGTAAACACTATTGCCGTTGAAGATGAACCGGAATACCCGGGCAATCTGGAACTGGAGCGTCGTATCCGTTCAGCTATCCGCTGGAACGCCATCATGACCGTACTGCGTGCGTCTAAAAAAGACCTCGAACTGGGTGGCCACATGGCTTCCTTCCAGTCTTCCGCAACTGTTTATGATGTTTGCTTCAACCACTTCTTCCGCGCACGCAATGAGCAGGATGGCGGCGACCTGGTATACTTCCAGGGCCACATCTCCCCGGGCGTGTATGCACGCGCATTCCTGGAAGGCCGTCTGACTGAAGAACAGATGGACAACTTCCGTCAGGAAGTTCATGGCAAAGGCCTCTCTTCCTACCCGCACCCGAAACTGATGCCGGAATTCTGGCAGTTCCCGACCGTATCTATGGGTCTGGGCCCAATCGGTGCGATCTACCAGGCTAAATTCCTGAAATATCTGGAACACCGTGGTCTGAAAGACACGTCCAAACAGACCGTTTACGCTTTCCTGGGCGACGGCGAGATGGACGAGCCGGAATCCAAAGGGGCTATCACCATCGCCACCCGTGAGAAACTGGACAACCTGGTCTTCATCATCAACTGTAACCTGCAACGTCTGGACGGCCCGGTAACCGGTAACGGCAAGATCGTTAACGAACTGGAAGGCATCTTTGACGGCGCTGGCTGGAACGTGATCAAAGTGATGTGGGGCGGTCGTTGGGATGAGCTGCTGCGTAAAGACACCAGCGGTAAACTGATCCAACTGATGAACGAAACCGTTGACGGCGACTACCAGACCTTCAAATCCAAAGATGGCGCTTACGTACGTGAGCACTTCTTCGGTAAATATCCAGAAACCGCAGCCCTGGTTGCTGACTGGACTGATGAGCAGATCTGGGCACTGAACCGTGGTGGTCACGATCCGAAGAAAGTCTACGCTGCACTGAAAAAAGCGCAGGAAACCAAAGGCAAAGCAACGGTAATCCTGGCCCATACCATCAAAGGTTATGGCATGGGTGACACTGCCGAAGGTAAAAACATCGCGCACCAGGTTAAGAAAATGAACATGGACGGCGTTCGTTACGTCCGCGATCGTTTCAATGTGCCGGTATCCGATGCTGACATCGAAAAACTGCCGTACATTACCTTCCCGGAAGGTTCTGAAGAGCACACTTATCTGCACGCACAGCGTCAGAAACTGCACGGCTACCTGCCGAGCCGCCAGCCGAACTTCACTGAGAAGCTGGAACTGCCGACCCTGGAAGACTTCGGCGCGCTGCTGGAAGAGCAGAACAAAGAGATCTCCACCACTATCGCTTTCGTTCGTGCCCTGAACGTGATGCTGAAGAACAAGTCGATCAAAGATCGTCTGGTTCCGATCATCGCTGACGAAGCGCGTACTTTCGGTATGGAAGGTCTGTTCCGTCAGATCGGTATTTACAGCCCGAACGGCCAGCAGTACACCCCGCAGGACCGTGAGCAGGTTGCTTACTACAAAGAAGACGAGAAAGGTCAGATTTTGCAGGAAGGCATCAACGAGCTGGGCGCAGGTTCTTCCTGGCTGGCCGCTGCGACCTCTTACAGCACCAACAACCTGCCGATGATCCCGTTCTACATCTACTACTCCATGTTCGGGTTCCAGCGTATCGGCGACCTGTGCTGGGCAGCAGGTGACCAACAGGCGCGCGGCTTCCTGATCGGTGGTACTTCCGGTCGTACGACGCTGAACGGCGAAGGTTTGCAGCACGAAGATGGCCACAGCCATATTCAGTCTCTGACTATCCCGAACTGTATCTCTTACGATCCGTCTTACGCGTACGAAGTTGCGGTCATCATGCACGATGGTCTGGAGCGTATGTACGGTGAGAAACAAGAGAACGTTTACTACTACATCACCACGCTGAACGAAAACTACCACATGCCAGCCATGCCGGAAGGTGCTGAGGAAGGTATCCGTAAAGGTATCTACAAACTCGAAACCCTCGAAGGTAAGAAAGGTAAAGTTCAGCTGCTGGGCTCCGGTTCTATCCTGCGTCACGTTCGTGAAGCAGCAGAGATCCTGGCGAAAGATTACGGCGTAGGTTCTGACGTTTACAGCGTCACCTCCTTCACTGAACTGGCGCGTGATGGCCAGGATTGTGAGCGCTGGAACATGCTGCACCCGCTGGAAACTCCACGCGTTCCGTACATTGCTCAGGTAATGAACGACGCGCCGGCAGTGGCATCGACTGACTATATGAAACTGTTCGCCGAGCAGGTTCGTACTTATGTACCGGCTGATGATTACCGCGTACTGGGTACTGACGGTTTCGGCCGCTCTGACAGCCGTGAGAACCTGCGTCACCACTTCGAAGTGGATGCATCTTATGTGGTTGTTGCGGCTCTGGGCGAGCTGGCTAAACGTGGCGAAATCGATAAGAAAGTGGTAGCGGAAGCCATCACCAAATTCAACATCGATGCAGATAAAGTTAACCCGCGTCTGGCGTAA
- the lpdA gene encoding dihydrolipoyl dehydrogenase — MSTEIKTQVVVLGAGPAGYSAAFRCADLGLETVIVERYNTLGGVCLNVGCIPSKALLHVAKVIEEAKALAEHGIVFGEPKTDIDKIRTWKEKVITQLTGGLAGMAKGRKVKVVNGLGKFTGANTLEVEGENGKTVINFDNAIIAAGSRPIQLPFIPHEDPRVWDSTDALELKSVPKRLLVMGGGIIGLEMGTVYHALGSEIDVVEMFDQVIPAADKDIVKVFTKRISKKFNLMLETKVTAVEAKEDGIYVSMEGKKAPAEAQRYDAVLVAIGRVPNGKNLDAGKAGVEVDDRGFIRVDKQLRTNVPHIFAIGDIVGQPMLAHKGVHEGHVAAEVIAGKKHYFDPKVIPSIAYTEPEVAWVGLTEKEAKEKGISYETATFPWAASGRAIASDCADGMTKLIFDKESHRVIGGAIVGTNGGELLGEIGLAIEMGCDAEDIALTIHAHPTLHESVGLAAEVFEGSITDLPNPKAKKK; from the coding sequence ATGAGTACTGAAATCAAAACTCAGGTCGTGGTACTTGGGGCAGGCCCGGCAGGTTACTCTGCTGCCTTCCGTTGCGCTGATTTAGGTCTGGAAACCGTAATCGTAGAACGTTACAACACCCTCGGCGGTGTTTGTCTGAACGTCGGCTGTATCCCTTCTAAAGCTCTTCTGCACGTAGCAAAAGTTATCGAAGAAGCCAAAGCACTGGCTGAACACGGTATCGTTTTTGGCGAGCCGAAAACCGATATCGACAAAATTCGTACCTGGAAAGAGAAAGTTATCACTCAGCTGACCGGCGGTCTGGCTGGTATGGCGAAAGGCCGTAAAGTGAAAGTGGTAAACGGTCTGGGTAAATTCACCGGGGCCAACACCCTGGAAGTGGAAGGCGAGAACGGCAAAACCGTGATCAACTTCGACAACGCGATTATCGCAGCAGGTTCCCGTCCGATCCAACTGCCGTTTATTCCGCACGAAGATCCGCGCGTCTGGGACTCCACCGACGCACTGGAACTGAAATCCGTACCGAAACGTCTGCTGGTTATGGGTGGCGGTATCATCGGTCTGGAAATGGGTACGGTGTACCATGCGCTGGGTTCAGAGATCGACGTGGTTGAAATGTTCGACCAGGTTATCCCGGCGGCTGACAAAGACATCGTTAAAGTCTTCACCAAACGCATCAGCAAGAAATTCAACCTGATGCTGGAAACCAAAGTGACTGCCGTTGAAGCGAAAGAAGACGGTATTTACGTTTCTATGGAAGGCAAAAAAGCACCAGCAGAAGCACAGCGTTACGATGCGGTGCTGGTGGCTATCGGCCGTGTGCCGAACGGTAAAAACCTCGATGCTGGCAAGGCTGGCGTAGAAGTTGACGACCGTGGCTTCATCCGCGTAGACAAACAGCTGCGCACTAACGTACCGCACATCTTTGCTATCGGCGATATCGTCGGTCAGCCGATGCTGGCGCACAAAGGTGTTCACGAAGGTCACGTTGCCGCTGAAGTTATCGCCGGTAAGAAACACTACTTCGATCCGAAAGTTATTCCGTCCATCGCCTACACTGAGCCAGAAGTTGCATGGGTAGGTCTGACGGAGAAAGAAGCGAAAGAGAAAGGCATCAGCTACGAAACCGCCACCTTCCCGTGGGCTGCATCTGGCCGTGCTATCGCTTCTGACTGCGCAGACGGTATGACCAAGCTGATTTTCGACAAAGAGTCTCACCGTGTTATCGGTGGTGCGATTGTCGGCACCAACGGCGGCGAGCTGCTGGGCGAAATCGGTCTGGCGATCGAGATGGGCTGTGATGCTGAAGACATCGCGCTGACTATCCACGCTCACCCGACTCTGCATGAGTCCGTTGGCCTGGCAGCCGAAGTGTTCGAAGGCAGCATCACCGACCTGCCGAACCCGAAAGCGAAGAAGAAATAA